The Plasmodium sp. gorilla clade G2 genome assembly, contig: PADLG01_00_66, whole genome shotgun sequence genome includes a window with the following:
- a CDS encoding alpha/beta hydrolase,putative, with translation MLFKNSSSLRIGNLNTFFHKTYLSSIFGYQNIENILLLRKASMANILNEQLYDSRKYMHKISRGVLYSDDDTIVDNYKVYKYKDEKSKEENKFILGNKESHGNENNIIFEDGNPEISFFTNRENFKIARYTWKAKEEKPKAYVFALHGITTHLRNQYLNYYGRPEWANKNENTMKECSINQSSKLRNSCSQSNKDISKEKKEDCSISKDNISNKKQNNENNVNENVHSQNVTNKKDFTKSMDDNNVLLFTESDKDNDVYKNLYYCSKCGLSNYCNCGKRTLSYESSWIQTLNDNGYTFCGIDNQSHGLSEASRNERCFVEDFENFVADAVQALEIFVNEWKAKNELRPIIIMGASMGGCIAVKMFERIYEEKKEWRKYIKGLALISPMMSIEKQTSSLFNKLLIGLAYILKKIFPLYRFKDLGRNLKYPWVKLDNYIDPYHYHEQLKAGIALECLFGTYSCMKSKILKYIDESDIDIIVLQSKYDSIVDPIGTVNFVNKMVNIYNKKDEDYNSNNNESNNKNNDHLNKECHMKSNNNSNISETIKSGDDKNLISNQSNNLSNKTCKYEKDYVILSGMDLKDEDILWKACDHGHYKNYKRMKNSTKSDKKNEKDKNNYKHLSAHILNYGCHKLSCEPDNKVTSSIFIDWLNNIFS, from the exons ATGTTGTTCAAGAATAGTTCTTCTTTGAGAATAGGAAATTTA aaTACATTTTTTCACAAAACATATTTATCTTCTATTTTCGGATATCAAAATATAGagaacattttattattaagaaaAGCAAGTATGgcgaatattttaaatgaacaATTATATGATTCAAGGaaatatatgcataaaaTATCAAGAGGGGTTTTATATAGTGATGATGATACTATAGTGGATAATTATAaagtttataaatataaagatgaaaaatCAAAAGAGGAAAATAAGTTTATTTTGGGTAATAAAGAAAGTCATGGAAACgagaataatattatttttgaagATGGAAACCCAGAGATAAGTTTTTTTACCAACAgagaaaattttaaaatagcTAGATATACATGGAAAGCCAAAGAAGAAAAACCTAAAGCATATGTTTTTGCTTTACATGGAATTACTACACATTTAAGAAAccaatatttaaattattatggtAGACCCGAATGGGCTAATAAGAATGAAAACACAATGAAAGAATGTTCTATTAACCAAAGCAGTAAGTTAAGGAATAGTTGTTCTCAatcaaataaagatatatctaaagaaaaaaaggagGATTGTTCTATCtctaaagataatatatcaaataaaaaacaaaataatgagaATAATGTTAATGAAAATGTACATTCACAAAAtgttacaaataaaaaagattttACAAAATCAatggatgataataatgttttattatttaccgAAAGTGATAAAGATAATGATGTTTATAAAAacttatattattgttcAAAATGTGGTCTTTCAAATTATTGTAATTGTGGAAAAAGGACATTGTCTTATGAAAGTAGTTGGATTCAAACACTAAATGATAATGGTTATACGTTTTGTGGTATTGATAATCAATCACATGGATTATCAGAGGCATCAAGAAATGAACGATGTTTTGTTGAAGATTTTGAAAATTTCGTCGCTGATGCTGTTCAGGCATTAGAAATATTTGTAAATGAATGGAAAgcaaaaaatgaattaagaCCTATAATAATTATGGGTGCATCTATGGGTGGATGTATAGCTGTGAAAATGTTTGAAAGgatatatgaagaaaaaaaagaatggagaaaatatattaaaggtTTAGCACTAATATCTCCTATGATGAGTATAGAAAAACAAACAagttcattatttaataaattgttAATAGGCCTAGcatatattcttaaaaaaatttttccTCTTTATAGATTTAAAGATTTAGGTAGAAATCTAAAATATCCATGGGTTAAACTGGATAATTATATAGATCCTTATCATTACCATGAACAATTAAAAGCTGGTATAGCTTTAGAATGTTTATTTGGTACCTATTCATGTATGAAAagtaaaattttaaaatatatagatgaaAGTGATATTGATATTATAGTGTTACAATCAAAATATGATAGTATAGTGGATCCGATTGGTACTGTAAATTTTGTAAACAAAAtggttaatatatataataaaaaagatgaagattataattcaaataataatgaaagtaataataaaaataatgatcatTTAAATAAGGAGTGCCATATGAAGTcgaataataattcaaatatatcaGAAACTATAAAAAGTGgggatgataaaaatttgaTATCAAATCAATCAAATAATTTATCTAACAAAACatgtaaatatgaaaaagattATGTAATTTTATCAGGAATGGATTTAAAAGATGAGGATATTTTATGGAAAGCATGTGATCATGgacattataaaaattataaaaggaTGAAAAATTCTACAAAaagtgataaaaaaaatgaaaaggataagaacaattataaacatttgagtgcacatatattaaattatggaTGTCACAAATTATCTTGTGAGCCAGATAATAAAGTAACGTCATCGATATTTATCGATTGGCTCAACAATATATTTAgctaa
- a CDS encoding acyl-CoA synthetase, putative: MGIVFNIYVFVIYLIYIRPNVSQFLSEYEEYSEICEKRANENESCAYCMKDYKRRNSKYVYKHIMRMFFEKHNLNNNKIALIEHECGEPQNYMTYEIFFKKVLSFSNCLNKYEEFNIPEKTYNEEMNNGKFKLLGLYGSNSINWLVTDLGSMLSGVTTLVMHSKFSIDVIVDILNKTKLEWLCLDLDLVEGLMARRNELPHLKNLIILDTVAKQGMINSNNEKENKKSNLKTNGHSNNINNNKESDLSKTVEGVNLSPIQYDKEKLAKINALKEKFHNCGKKLILLDDMTKTETTNFNIINEDPEFVTSIVYTSGTSGMPKGVMLSNKNLYNQLYSIYNHSVRKRYSLQYHLSYMPISHVFERTFAYNTILFGGTINIWSKDINYFSKDIFNSKDVIMGGVPKVFSRIYTNVMNEINNLSAFKKYIVKNMISLRKHNKNGWLVKFLENIFHVSSKIREKINPNLEVILNGAGKLSPSVAQELCTLLNINFCQGYGLTESTGAIFGNHVQDSNFECIGGPIAPNTKYKVRSWEIYKASDNLPKGELLVKSDSIFKGYFLEKEHTKKSFTEDGYFITGDVVQINKNGSLLFLDRSKGLVKLSQGEYLETDMLNNLYSQISFINNCVVYADDSMDGPLAIIAIDKSLFFKSLKDDNMLENAGLNENNYIDKLTDDNINSNIFVDYVKEKMLDVYKETNLNGYNRVNNIYITSKIWDTNNYLTPTFKVKRFNIFKDYAFFIDEVKNIYKNKLKGSTVGSSINGKKEEEKKNANKQEDKVSNKLINVSISKDQNDLGKYEKDVANKKVKLRVTNEIPQQERNN; encoded by the coding sequence atgggtatagtttttaatatatatgtttttgttatttatCTAATTTATATAAGACCAAATGTGAGTCAATTTCTTAGTGAATATGAAGAATACTCTGAAATATGTGAAAAGCGAGCTAATGAAAATGAATCTTGTGCATACTGCATGAAGGATTATAAAAGGAGAAAttcaaaatatgtatataaacatataatgaGAATGTTTTTTGAAAAACATaacttaaataataataaaatagccTTAATAGAGCATGAATGTGGTGAACCTCAGAATTATATGACttatgaaattttttttaaaaaagtatTATCTTTTAGTAATTGCTTGAATAAATATGAGGAATTTAATATTCcagaaaaaacatataatgaagaaatgAATAATGGAAAATTTAAGTTATTAGGTTTATATGGTAGTAATTCTATAAATTGGCTGGTTACTGATTTGGGATCTATGCTTAGTGGTGTTACTACATTAGTGATGCATTCGAAATTTAGTATAGATGTAATTgtggatatattaaataaaacaaagtTAGAATGGCTATGTTTGGATTTAGACTTGGTTGAGGGTTTAATGGCACGTAGAAATGAATTGCCACACCTGAAAAATCTTATAATTTTAGATACAGTAGCTAAACAAGGTATGATAAAttcaaataatgaaaaagaaaataaaaaatctaATTTAAAAACTAATGGacattcaaataatataaataataataaagaaagtGACTTATCGAAAACGGTGGAAGGTGTAAATTTAAGTCCTATACAatatgataaagaaaaattagcAAAGATTAATgctttaaaagaaaaatttcaTAATTGTGGAAAGAAACTAATATTACTTGATGATATGACAAAGACAGAAACTACAAatttcaatattataaatgaggATCCTGAGTTTGTTACGTCTATTGTGTATACATCTGGAACATCTGGGATGCCAAAGGGTGTTATGTTGAgcaataaaaatttatataatcaattatactctatatataatcatagtGTAAGAAAAAGGTATAGTCTTCAATATCATTTATCTTATATGCCAATATCACATGTATTTGAAAGAACATTTGCGTATAATACTATATTATTTGGTGggacaataaatatatggagtaaggatataaattatttttccaaagatatatttaattcaaaGGATGTTATAATGGGAGGAGTACCTAAAGTGTTTAGTAGAATTTATACTAATGTTATGAACGAAATCAATAATTTATCagcttttaaaaaatatatagtaaaaaatatgatatccTTACgtaaacataataaaaatggatGGTTAGTTAAATTtcttgaaaatatttttcatgtaTCCAGTAAAATAAGGGAGAAGATTAATCCAAATTTAGAAGTTATATTAAATGGTGCTGGAAAATTATCACCATCTGTTGCCCAGGAATTATGTACATTATTAAATATCAATTTTTGTCAAGGTTATGGTTTAACAGAATCTACGGGTGCTATCTTTGGTAACCACGTGCAAGATTCAAATTTTGAATGTATAGGAGGACCTATTGCTCCAAATACCAAATATAAAGTAAGATCGTGGGAAATATACAAAGCTTCGGATAATTTACCCAAAGGAGAATTATTAGTTAAGAGTGATTCTATATTTAAAGGATATTTTTTAGAAAAGGAACATACTAAAAAGTCTTTTACGGAAGATGGCTATTTTATAACAGGAGATGTGGttcaaattaataaaaatggatctttattatttttagataGATCAAAAGGATTAGTTAAATTATCTCAAGGGGAATATTTAGAAACGGATATGctgaataatttatattcacaaatttcttttattaacaATTGTGTTGTTTATGCTGACGATTCAATGGATGGCCCACTAGCAATTATAGCGATAGATAaaagtttattttttaaatcattaaaagatgataatatgtTAGAAAATGCTGGacttaatgaaaataattatatagataaattaactgatgataatataaatagtaatatttttgttgattatgttaaagaaaaaatgttaGATGTTTATAAGGAAACAAATTTAAATGGATACAATCGTgttaataacatatatataacttcaAAAATATGGGACACAAATAATTATCTTACTCCAACATTTAAAGTAAAAAGgttcaatatatttaaagattATGCATTTTTCATTGATGaagttaaaaatatatataaaaataaattaaaaggaaGTACTGTTGGTAGTAGCATTAATGGAAAaaaggaagaagaaaaaaaaaatgcaaaTAAACAAGAAGATAAAGtttcaaataaattaataaatgtttCAATTTCAAAAGATCAAAATGATCTgggaaaatatgaaaaagatgTTGCAAATAAAAAGGTTAAATTAAGAGTTACCAATGAAATACCACAACAAGAAaggaataattaa
- a CDS encoding heat shock protein 40, type II, with translation MSILKKYEGREKNKVFLFIIKIVLFYTLQYVLIGSNYDKQNLSFGSEIFNTKVFDFTSVRSLAEFNSGSSRESSKIDETDYYAVLGLTKDCTQDDIKKAYRKLAMKWHPDKHQNEEDKIEAERKFKLIGEAYEVLSDEEKRKNYDLFGQSDLGGYTNNDETYYTYSNIDPNELFNRFFSHEASSFFSQGFDDFPSFQGFANMNSRRSRSNRSNIFSRSFGRGASFEVPLLVTLEELYTGCRKKLKVTRKRFVGLNSYEDNTFITVDVKPGWSDGTKINFHGEGEQSSPNEQPGDLVFIIKTKPHDRFIREGNNLIYKCYLPLDKALTGFQFNIKSLDNRDINVRVDDIINPNSKKIITNEGMPYSKSPSVKGDLFIEFDIVFPKKLSPEQKRTLKETLANTY, from the exons atgtccATTTTAAAGAAATACGAAGGAAGAGAGAAAAATAAAGTCTTcctctttattattaaaattgttttattttatacctTGCAATATGTATTAATTGGTTCTAATTAT GATAAACAGAACCTATCATTTGGAAGTGAAATTTTTAATACAAAAGTGTTTGATTTTACCTCTGTGAGATCATTAGCAGAGTTTAACTCGGGGTCATCGAGAGAAAGTTCTAAGATAGATGAAACT gATTACTATGCTGTATTAGGTCTTACTAAGGATTGTACGcaagatgatataaaaaaagcaTATAGAAAACTAGCGATGAAATGGCATCCTGATAAGCAccaaaatgaagaagataaaATTGAAGCAGAAAGGAAATTTAAGTTGATTGGTGAAGCTTATGAAGTTTTATCAGATGaagagaaaagaaaaaattacgATTTATTTGGACAATCAGATTTAGGAGGATATACAAATAACGATGAaacatattatacatattcaAATATAGATCCAAATGAATTGTTTAATAGATTTTTTTCTCATGAGGCAAGTTCTTTCTTTTCACAAGGTTTTGATGACTTTCCATCATTTCAAGGTTTCGCGAATATGAATTCAAGAAGATCTAGATCAAATAGATCAA ATATTTTTTCTCGATCATTTGGTAGAGGTGCGTCATTTGAAGTTCCCTTGCTAGTTACACTGGAAGAATTATATACCGGttgtagaaaaaaattaaaggtAACAAGGAAAAGGTTTGTGGGTCTTAATAGTTATGAagataatacatttataacTGTTGATGTAAAACCTGGATGGAGTGATGGAACCAAAATTAATTTTCATGGTGAGGGAGAACAATCATCTCCTAATGAACAACCAGGAGATTtggtttttattataaaaacaaaaccACATGATAGATTTATAAGAGAAGggaataatttaatatataaatgttatttACCATTAGATAAAGCTTTAACTGGTTttcaatttaatataaaatcttTGGATAATAGAGATATAAATGTAAGAGTAGATGATATAATTAATCCAAatagtaaaaaaataataactaaTGAAGGTATGCCATATTCAAAAAGTCCATCTGTTAAAGGTGATCTTTTCATTGAATTTGACATTGTATTTCCTAAAAAATTAAGTCCTGAACAAAAAAGAACATTAAAGGAAACCTTGGCAAATACTTattag
- a CDS encoding serine/threonine protein kinase, FIKK family, translated as MLGFNFFCFSLSEYTLKENVKRRNYGGCTSYRDKKRKSKACKLSRPFNIQSFLCVLIFSLLVIFVRGDKIFIDSLDVKSSHSRKLSENVNIIVNENLNPEHNKVNGISKIDDNGLNNEISYDNRKISIKKHENKDESLENKNKNVELSGVDLYHANIELRNINNLDDNNKMNLNNENIEDTNNIEEEIKGKTVYTWDLGKDAISNILHSSSDYSLNGIKYNYWRLSAIPTVNYSIRTSRVQKMFKTTIDPKKENANDQVKAFIKKIPIDIWVKQFHSMNEYNGEFLVGGENFVMEAVASAFLTKYHPGITAKLYALLYEPYRKYVKEDSPPKSSFENIDSFNEMLEEKIKNNKKGNVVLIYELFGESLFTNLVKSRREPILRNKYAKKKKIIYDSLNLLIKLHDAGLTHLDFTPENILISENNELRLCDLAKSTPIYTRKLRHVEETKGLCLFESCVPTVGKSAYMPPECWKIYKRHRILNIKNPLQHLNAITSQDERKKHYFNVTCADKYMLGILFIWIWNDGHIWQCSDASTDENFYKFEKCDMSLDVFQLTSTWPSGLKNILNELLHIEKRKKLVLRNLLSYPWFTKENDFSL; from the exons atgttgggttttaattttttttgctttTCTTTAAGTGAATACactttaaaagaaaatgtaaaaagGCGAAATTATGGCGGTTGTACCTCTTATAGGgataaaaagagaaaatcGAAAGCATGTAAATTAAGTAGACCATTTAATATACAATCATTTTTATGTGTACttatattttccttattaGTT atTTTTGTCAGAggtgataaaatatttattgattCATTAGATGTAAAAAGTTCACATTCCAGAAAATTAAGTGaaaatgttaatattattgttaatGAAAACTTGAATCCTGAACATAATAAAGTAAATGGAATAAGTAAAATAGATGATAATGGTTTGAATAATGAAATTTCATATgataatagaaaaatatcAATTAAGAAGcatgaaaataaagatgaatccttagaaaataaaaataaaaatgttgaaTTAAGTGGAGTTGATCTTTATCATGCGAATATTgaattaagaaatataaataatttagatgataataataaaatgaatttaaataatgaaaatattgaagatacaaataatatagaagaagaaataaaaggtAAAACTGTATATACATGGGATTTAGGTAAAGATGCTATaagtaatatattacatagtTCATCTGATTATTCATTAAAtggtataaaatataattattggaGGTTAAGTGCTATACCAACAGTTAATTATTCTATAAGAACTAGTAGAGTTCAGAAAATGTTTAAAACAACTATTGAtccaaaaaaagaaaatgcaAATGATCAAGTTAAagcatttataaaaaaaataccaaTTGATATATGGGTAAAACAATTTCATTCTatgaatgaatataatgGAGAATTTCTTGTAGGTGGTGAAAATTTTGTGATGGAAGCTGTTGCATCAGCTTTTCTAACGAAATATCATCCTGGTATAACAGCAAAACTTTAtgcattattatatgaaccATATCGTAAATATGTAAAGGAGGATTCACCACCTAAATCttcttttgaaaatattgatTCTTTTAATGAAATgttagaagaaaaaataaaaaataataagaaaggaaatgttgtattaatatatgaattatttggTGAAAGTCTTTTTACTAACTTGGTTAAAAGTAGAAGAGAACCAATATTAAGAAATAAGtatgcaaaaaaaaagaaaattatatatgatagtttaaatttattaataaagttACATGATGCAGGTTTAACCCATTTAGATTTTACTcctgaaaatatattaatttcggaaaataatgaattaagATTATGTGATTTAGCTAAAAGTACTCCTATATATACAAGAAAGTTAAGACATGTCGAAGAAACTAAAggtttatgtttatttgaATCTTGTGTACCTACTGTTGGTAAGTCTGCTTATATGCCACCAGAATGttggaaaatatataaaagacatagaatattaaatataaaaaacccATTACAACATTTGAATGCGATAACATCTCAggatgaaagaaaaaaacattattttAATGTTACATGTGCTGATAAATATATGCTTGgaattttattcatttggATTTGGAATGATGGGCATATATGGCAATGTTCCGATGCCTCAACTGATGAAAATTTCTATAAGTTTGAAAAATGTGATATGAGTCTTGATGTATTTCAATTGACTAGTACTTGGCCTAGTGGATTAAAAAACATACTCAac gaaTTATTACACAtagagaaaagaaaaaagctGGTTTTGAGAAATTTATTAAGTTATCCGTGGTTTACTAAAGAAAATGATTTTTCCTTATga
- a CDS encoding stevor PIR protein, putative, protein MILFTFLFNTFLLSYNVYFQNNHYNISHIPYNTQRTTTKSRVLAEIERSKNPHYHNDPELKEIIDKLNEEAIKKYQQTHDPYEQLQDVVEKNGTKTMSGHIAEPMSTIEKELLEIYEEMFGEKYRTILNPGINCNENDKSCEFTNKENSSTNSFSSNKVHDNYLDNLKTCCVGAVNTCALSSIITGSCGVYFGAAAAKTVITTYYATPLATKLTEVLVGIKIFFEALISSATSSMGSVTTAGLSGITNASSTTWASFFPYGMAVVALFAVTIIVILLYIWLRKRRKNSWKHDCKKHLCT, encoded by the exons atgatattatttacctttttatttaacacatttttattatcatacaat gtatattttcaaaataacCATTATAATATTAGCCACATACCATATAACACACAAAGAACAACGACCAAATCAAGAGTTTTAGCAGAAATAGAGAGATCAAAAAATCCTCATTATCATAATGATCCAGAACTCAAAGAAATAATTGATAAATTGAACGAAGAAGCAATCAAAAAATATCAACAAACTCATGATCCATATGAACAATTACAAGACGTGGTTGAAAAAAACGGAACAAAAACTATGAGTGGACATATTGCAGAACCTATGTCAACCATAGAGAAAGAATTATTGgaaatatatgaagaaatGTTTGGGGAAAAATATCGTACTATATTAAACCCTGGTATAAACTgcaatgaaaatgataaatctTGTGAATTCACAAATAAGGAAAATTCATCCACCAACTCATTTTCATCGAACAAAGTACATGATAATTATTTGGATAATTTAAAGACTTGTTGTGTTGGAGCTGTTAATACATGTGCACTTTCATCTATAATTACAGGAAGTTGTGGGGTTTATTTTGGTGCTGCTGCAGCTAAAACGGTAATTACAACTTATTATGCTACACCTCTCGCTACTAAATTGACAGAAGTTCTTGTtggtataaaaatattttttgaagCTTTAATTTCAAGTGCTACTAGTTCTATGGGTTCTGTTACAACCGCTGGATTGTCAGGTATTACAAATGCTTCAAGTACTACTTGGGCatctttttttccttatgGTATGGCAGTTGTAGCGCTATTTGCAGTAACTATTATAGtgatacttttatatatatggttacgcaaaagaagaaaaaattcaTGGAAACATGATTGCAAGAAACATTTATGTACGtag